The following are encoded in a window of Esox lucius isolate fEsoLuc1 chromosome 14, fEsoLuc1.pri, whole genome shotgun sequence genomic DNA:
- the sptan1 gene encoding spectrin alpha chain, non-erythrocytic 1 isoform X1, with the protein MDTSSPQRMDTSGVKVLESADDIQERRQQVLDRYRRFKELSGMRRQKLEDSYRFQFFRRDADELEKWIQEKLQIASDENYKDPTNLQGKLQKHQAFEAEVQANAGAIVKLDETGNLMISEGHFASETIRTRLEELHRLWDLLLQKTKEKGVRLLQAQKLVQYLRECEDALDWISDKEAIATSEELGQDLEHVEVLQKKFEEFQTDLAAHEERVNEVNQLAGRLSQESHPEAELIVRKQEEVNAAWQRLKGLAQQRQGKLFGAAEVQRFNRDVDETISWIKEKEQLMASDDFGRDLASVQALLRKHEGLERDLAALEDKVNTLGEEAERLQQTHPQNASQIHLKRDELITNWEQIRTLAAERHARLNDSYRLQRYTADFRDLTSWVTEMKALINADELANDVAGAEALLDRHQEHKGEIDAHEDSFKATDEAGQALLNTGHYASEEVKEKLGILSEEKESLLELWEVRRQQYEQCMDLQLFYRDTEQVDNWMSKQEAFLLNEDLGDSLDSVEALLKKHEDFEKSLSAQEEKITALDEFATKLIQNNHYAKEDVATRRDALLSRRNALHERAQSRRLALEDSFHLQQFFRDSDELKSWINEKMKTATDEAYKDPSNLQGKVQKHQAFEAELSANQSRIDALQKSGQELLDGKHYAADEVSVRMDEVSSQWKKLLEATELKGVKLREANQQQQFNRNVEDIELWLYEVEGHLSSDDYGKDLTSVQNLQKKHALLEADVAAHQDRIDGITIQARQFHEGGHFDADNIKRKQEALVGRYDALREPMAARKQKLSDSLRLQQLFRDVEDEETWIREKEPIAASTNRGKDLIGVQNLLKKHQALQAEIAGHEPRIKAVTQKGEAMVEEGHFAGEEVKVKLGELNGRWDTLKGKAGQRRQDLEDSLQAQQYFADANEAESWMREKEPIVSSPDYGKDEDSAEALLKKHEALMSDLSAYGSSIKALKEQAQTCRQQVAPTDDETGKELVLALYDYQEKSPREVTMKKGDILTLLNSTNKDWWKVEVNDRQGFVPAAYVKKLDPTQSSSRENLLDEQGSIGLRQDQIETQAVAKEACSVSVRMKQVEELYGTLLELGEKRKDMLEKSCKKFMLFREANELQQWINEKEGALTNEEVGSDLEQVEVLQKKFDDFQKDLKANESRLRDINKVASELESEGLMAEEAPMIQAQEQVMLGSAHGKDEADAKNASPWKNVRLAVQTTANFNTIKDLNNRWRSLQQLAEERSNMLGSAHEVQRFHRDADETKEWIEEKNQALNTDNYGHDLASVQALQRKHEGFERDLAALGDKVNSLGETAERLIQSHPEAVDDIQEKCTELNTAWSSLVGRADQRKEKLGNSHDLQRFLSDFRDLMSWINGIRGLVSSEELAKDVTGAEALLERHQEHRTEIDARAGTFQAFEQFGQQLLARGHYASPEIQQKLEALDRERADLEKAWVQRRMMLDQCLELQLFNRDCEQAENWMAAREAFLASDDKGDSLDSVEALIKKHEDFDKAINVQEEKIAALQSFADQLIGADHYAKPEIHNRCSEVLDRWRHLKAQMIEKRSKLGESQTLQQFSRDVDEIEAWISEKLQTATDESYKDPTNIQLSKLLSKHQKHQAFEAELHANSDRIRGVIDTGNALIQRGACAGSEDAVQSRLGALDEQWQFLVNKSAEKSQKLKEANKQQNFNTGIKDFDFWLSEVEALLASEDYGKDLASVNNLLKKHQLLEADISAHEDRLKDLNGQADSLTASTAFDPTQVKDKRDAVNGRFAKIKSMAAGRRAKLNESHRLHQFFRDLDDEESWIKEKKLLVSSEDYGRDLTGVQNLRKKHKRLEAELAAHEPAIQSVQETGKKLSDDNTIGQEEIEQRLGQFEEHWAELKNLATARGQRLEESLEYQQFVANVEEEEAWINEKLNLVGSEDYGDTLAAVQGLLKKHEAFETDFTVHRDRVNDVCSNGDELIKKNNHHVDSISAKMASLRGKVTELERAAAMRKAKLDENSAFLQFNWKADVVESWIGEKENSLKTDDYGRDLSSVQTLLTKQETFDAGLQAFQQEGITNITALKDQLLAAKHVQSKAIEARHAALMKRWNQLLNNSQARKKKLLEAQEHFRKVEDLFLTFAKKASAFNSWFENAEEDLTDPVRCNSLEEIRALRDAHEAFRSSLSSAQADFNQLAELDRQIKSYQVVSNPYTWFTMEALEETWRNLQKIIKERELELQKEQRRQEENDKLRQEFAQHANAFHQWLQETRTYLLDGIAYRRVVRVYQYEVADDLSGRSCMVEESGTLESQLEATKRKHQEIRAMRSQLKKIEDLGAAMEEALILDNKYTEHSTVGLAQQWDQLDQLGMRMQHNLEQQIQARNTTGVTEDALKEFSMMFKHFDKEKSGRLNHQEFKSCLRSLGYDLPMVEEGEPDPEFESILDTVDPNRDGNVSLQEYMAFMISRETENVKSSEEIESAFRALSVDAKPYVTKEELYQNLSKEQADYCISHMKPYLDSKGREMPSAFDFVEFTRSLFVN; encoded by the exons ATGGACACCTCGTCTCCTCAG AGAATGGATACCAGTGGGGTTAAAGTTCTGGAGTCTGCCGATGACATCCAGGAGCGCCGGCAGCAGGTACTGGATCGCTACCGGCGCTTCAAGGAGCTGTCTGGCATGCGCCGGCAGAAGCTGGAGGACTCATACCGCTTTCAGTTCTTCCGCCGCGATGCCGACGAGCTGGAGAAGTGGATTCAGGAGAAGCTGCAGATAGCCTCTGATGAGAACTATAAGGACCCCACTAACCTCCAG ggtAAGCTCCAGAAACACCAGGCCTTTGAGGCCGAGGTGCAAGCCAATGCCGGAGCCATTGTAAAGCTGGATGAGACTGGCAACCTTATGATCTCTGAGGGCCACTTTGCCTCCGAAACCATCCGC ACTCGTCTGGAGGAACTGCACCGTCTTTGGGACCTGCTGCTCCAGAAGACCAAGGAGAAGGGCGTACGTCTGCTGCAGGCCCAGAAGCTGGTGCAGTACCTGCGCGAGTGCGAGGATGCCCTGGACTGGATCAGTGACAAG GAGGCCATCGCCACCTCTGAGGAGCTGGGCCAGGACCTGGAGCATGTCGAGGTGCTCCAGAAGAAGTTTGAGGAGTTTCAGACAGACCTGGCTGCCCACGAGGAGCGTGTTAATGAGGTGAACCAGCTGGCGGGCAGGCTGAGCCAGGAGTCCCACCCAGAGGCGGAGCTCATCGTCCGCAAGCAGGAGGAGGTGAACGCCGCCTGGCAGAGGCTTAAGGGCCTGGCCCAGCAGAGGCAGGGCAAGCTGTTTGGGGCAGCCGAGGTGCAGCGCTTCAACAG GGATGTGGACGAGACGATTAGCTGGATCAAGGAGAAGGAGCAGCTCATGGCGTCCGATGACTTTGGCCGGGACCTGGCCAGCGTTCAGGCCCTGCTGCGCAAGCATGAGGGGCTGGAGAGAGACCTGGCTGCCCTGGAAGATAAGGTCAACACCCTGGGTGAAGAGGCTGAGCGCCTGCAGCAGACCCACCCCCAGAATGCCTCCCAGATCCACCTGAAGAGGGACGAGCTCATTACCAACTGGGAGCAGATCCGGACACTGGCTGCCGAGCGCCACGCCCGGCTAAACGACTCCTACAG GCTACAGCGTTATACCGCAGACTTCCGCGATCTGACCAGCTGGGTAACCGAGATGAAAGCCTTGATCAATGCCGACGAGCTGGCCAACGATGTAGCCGGTGCTGAGGCTCTCCTGGACCGGCACCAGGAACACAAG GGTGAGATTGACGCACACGAGGATAGCTTCAAAGCCACGGACGAGGCCGGCCAGGCCCTGCTCAACACTGGACACTACGCCTCAGAGGAGGTCAAGGAGAAG CTGGGCATCCTGAGCGAGGAGAAGGAGTCTTTGCTGGAGCTGTGGGAGGTGCGCAGGCAGCAGTATGAACAGTGCATGGACCTTCAGCTCTTCTACAGGGACACGGAGCAGGTCGACAACTGGATGAGCAAGCAGGAG GCTTTCCTTCTGAACGAGGATCTTGGTGACTCACTGGATAGCGTGGAGGCGCTGCTGAAGAAACATGAGGACTTTGAGAAGTCCCTCAGCGCCCAGGAGGAGAAGATCACC GCCCTGGATGAGTTTGCCACCAAACTGATCCAGAACAACCACTATGCCAAGGAGGACGTTGCCACTCGTAGAGATGCT CTGCTGAGTCGCCGTAACGCCCTACACGAGCGCGCCCAGTCTCGTCGCCTCGCCTTGGAAGACTCCTTCCACCTGCAGCAGTTCTTCCGCGACTCAGATGAGCTCAAGAGCTGGATCAACGAGAAGATGAAGACGGCCACGGACGAGGCTTACAAG GACCCATCCAACCTGCAAGGCAAGGTCCAGAAGCACCAGGCTTTCGAGGCAGAGCTGTCAGCCAACCAGAGCCGCATCGATGCGCTGCAGAAATCTGGCCAGGAGCTCCTGGATGGAAAGCACTACGCCGCCGATGAGGTCTCAGTCCGCATGGATGAGGTCAGCTCCCAGTGGAAGAAGCTGTTAGAGGCCACTGAGCTCAAAG GCGTCAAGCTGCGTGAGGCCAACCAGCAGCAGCAGTTCAACAGGAACGTGGAGGATATTGAATTGTGGCTCTACGAGGTGGAGGGCCACCTGTCATCCGACGACTATGGCAAGGACCTCACCAGCGTCCAGAACCTGCAGAAGAAACACGCCCTGCTGGAGGCCGATGTGGCTGCACACCAG GACCGCATTGACGGCATCACCATCCAGGCACGTCAGTTCCATGAGGGAGGCCACTTTGACGCAGACAACATCAAGCGCAAGCAGGAGGCACTGGTGGGACGCTACGACGCCCTCCGCGAACCCATGGCTGCCCGCAAGCAGAAGCTGTCCGACTCCCTCAGGTTGCAGCAGCTCTTCAGAGACGTGGAGGACGAGGAGACCTGGATCCGGGAGAAGGAGCCCATCGCGGCCTCGACCAACCGGGGCAAAGACTTGATCGGGGTACAGAACCTGCTGAAGAAGCACCAAGCCCTGCAGGCGGAGATTGCTGGCCATGAGCCCCGCATCAAGGCCGTCACTCAGAAAGGAGAGGCTATGGTGGAGGAAG GTCACTTTGCCGGGGAGGAGGTGAAGGTGAAGCTGGGGGAGCTGAACGGCCGATGGGACACCCTGAAGGGCAAGGCAGGCCAGCGCAGACAGGACCTGGAGGACTCGCTGCAGGCCCAGCAGTACTTTGCCGACGCCAACGAGGCTGAGTCCTGGATGAGGGAGAAGGAGCCCATCGTGAGCAGCCCTGACTACGGCAAGGACGAGGACTCTGCTGAG GCCCTGCTGAAGAAGCACGAGGCCCTGATGTCTGACCTGAGCGCCTATGGAAGCAGCATAAAGGCTCTGAAAGAGCAGGCCCAAACCTGCAGG CAACAAGTGGCTCCCACTGACGATGAAACGGGCAAGGAGTTGGTCCTGGCTCTCTACGACTACCAGGAGAAGAGCCCCCGGGAGGTCACCATGAAGAAGGGAGACATCCTCACCCTGCTCAACAGCACCAACAAG GACTGGTGGAAGGTGGAGGTCAACGACCGCCAGGGCTTCGTGCCAGCTGCCTACGTCAAGAAACTGGACCCTACCCAGTCCTCCTCTAGGGAGAATCTGCTGGATGAGCAGGGCAGCATCGGCCTCCGCCAGGACCAAATCGAGACCCA GGCGGTGGCCAAGGAGGCGTGCAGTGTGTCTGTACGCATGAAGCAGGTGGAGGAACT GTACGGTACTCTCCTGGAGCTGGGCGAGAAGCGCAAGGACATGCTCGAGAAGAGCTGCAAGAAGTTCATGTTGTTCCGCGAGGCCAACGAGCTGCAGCAGTGGATCAACGAGAAGGAGGGCGCTCTCACCAACGAGGAGGTGGGCTCCGACCTGGAGCAGGTGGAGGTGCTGCAGAAGAAGTTTGACGACTTCCAGAAG GACCTGAAGGCTAACGAGTCCCGTCTGAGGGACATCAACAAAGTGGCGTCGGAGCTGGAGTCTGAGGGCCTGATGGCAGAGGAGGCGCCCATGATCCAGGCTCAG GAACAAGTGATGCTGGGTTCTGCTCATGGCAAG GATGAGGCAGATGCCAAGAATGCTTCACCATGGAAG AATGTACGATTGGCTGTTCAAACGACGGCTAACTTTAATACCATCAAG GATCTGAACAACCGCTGGAGGTCCCTGCAGCAGCTGGCCGAGGAGAGGAGTAACATGCTAGGGAGTGCCCACGAGGTGCAGAGGTTCCACAG GGATGCAGATGAGACCAAAGAGTGGATTGAGGAGAAGAACCAGGCCCTGAACACAGACAACTATGGACACGACCTGGCTAGTGTTCAGGCACTGCAGCGCAAACACGAGGGCTTCGAGAGAGACCTGGCTGCCCTGGGAGATAAG GTGAACTCTCTGGGCGAGACGGCGGAGCGTCTGATCCAGTCCCACCCAGAGGCAGTGGACGACATCCAGGAGAAATGCACGGAACTCAACACGGCCTGGAGCAGCCTGGTGGGGCGTGCTGATCAGCGCAAGGAGAAGCTGGGCAACTCCCATGACCTGCAGCGCTTCCTGTCTGACTTCAGGGACCTGATGTCCTGGATCAACGGCATCCGAGGCCTGGTCTCCTCTGAGGAGTTGGCCAAGGACGTGACCGGAGCCGAAGCCCTGCTGGAGAGACACCAG GAGCACCGTACTGAGATTGATGCCCGTGCGGGCACCTTCCAAGCCTTTGAGCAGTTTGGCCAGCAGCTGTTGGCACGCGGCCACTATGCCAGCCCTGAGATCCAGCAGAAGCTGGAGGCCCTGGACCGGGAGAGGGCTGACCTAGAGAAGGCCTGGGTGCAGCGACGCATGATGCTCGACCAATGCCTGGAGCTCCAG CTGTTCAACCGAGACTGTGAGCAGGCAGAGAACTGGATGGCAGCGCGCGAGGCCTTCCTGGCCAGCGACGATAAGGGAGACTCCTTGGACAGCGTGGAGGCTCTCATCAAGAAGCATGAAGACTTTGACAAGGCCATCAATGTTCAAGAGGAGAAAATTGCTGCTCTGCAGTCCTTTGCCGACCAGCTGATTGGCGCTGACCACTATGCCAAACCTGAGATCCACAACCGTTGCAGTGAAGTCCTGGACAG GTGGCGCCACCTGAAGGCCCAGATGATTGAGAAGCGCTCCAAGCTGGGGGAGTCTCAGACCCTTCAGCAGTTCAGCCGTGACGTGGACGAGATTGAGGCCTGGATCAGCGAGAAGCTTCAGACGGCCACGGACGAGTCCTACAAAGACCCCACCAACATCCAG CTGTCCAAGTTGCTG AGTAAGCACCAGAAGCACCAGGCCTTCGAGGCGGAGCTGCACGCCAACTCGGACCGCATCCGGGGAGTCATCGACACCGGCAACGCCCTCATCCAGAGGGGGGCTTGCGCCGGCAGTGAGGATGCAGTTCAG TCTCGTCTTGGTGCCCTGGATGAGCAATGGCAGTTCCTGGTGAACAAGTCTGCGGAGAAGAGCCAGAAGCTGAAAGAGGCCAACAAGCAGCAGAATTTCAATACAGGCATCAAGGACTTTGACTTCTGGCTCTCTGAG GTTGAGGCCCTCCTCGCGTCTGAGGATTATGGCAAAGACCTGGCCTCTGTCAACAATCTTCTGAAGAAACACCAACTCCTGGAAGCTGACATCTCTGCTCATGAG GATCGTCTGAAGGACCTGAATGGCCAGGCTGACAGCCTTACAGCCAGTACGGCCTTCGACCCCACCCAGGTCAAGGACAAGCGCGATGCTGTCAATGGACGCTTCGCCAAGATCAAGAGCATGGCTGCCGGGCGCCGTGCGAAGCTCAATGAGTCCCACCGCCTGCACCAGTTCTTCAGGGACTTGGACGATGAGGAGTCTTGGATTAA AGAAAAGAAATTGCTAGTAAGTTCGGAGGACTACGGACGTGATTTGACAGGAGTGCAGAATCTGAGGAAGAAACATAAGAGGCTGGAGGCTGAGTTGGCGGCCCACGAGCCTGCCATCCAGTCTGTGCAGGAGACCGGGAAGAAACTGTCTGATGACAACACCATCGGCCAGGAGGAGATCGAGCAGAGGCTGGGCCAGTTTGAGGAGCACTGGGCGGAGCTGAAAAACCTGGCCACAGCCAG GGGGCAGAGGTTGGAGGAGTCGCTGGAGTACCAGCAGTTTGTCGCGAACGTTGAAGAGGAAGAAGCCTGGATTAACGAGAAGCTGAACCTGGTGGGAAGCGAAGACTACGGAGACACCCTGGCCGCTGTGCAGGGCCTGTTGAAGAAGCACGAGGCGTTCGAGACCGACTTCACCGTGCACAGGGACCGAGTGAATGACGTCTGTTCCAATGGAGATGAGCTCATCAAGAAG AACAACCACCACGTGGACAGCATCTCAGCCAAGATGGCCTCCTTGCGGGGCAAAGTGACTGAATTGGAGAGGGCCGCGGCCATGAGGAAGGCCAAGCTGGATGAGAACTCTGCCTTCCTGCAGTTCAACTGGAAGGCTGATGTGGTGGAGTCCTGGATCG GTGAGAAGGAGAACAGCCTGAAGACTGATGACTACGGAAGAGATCTCTCCTCCGTGCAGACGCTACTCACTAAGCAG GAGACCTTTGATGCTGGTCTGCAGGCCTTCCAGCAGGAGGGAATCACCAACATCACAGCCCTGAAGGATCAGCTCCTGGCAGCCAAGCATGTCCAGTCCAAAGCCATCGAGGCGCGCCACGCTGCCCTCATGAAGCGCTGGAACCAGCTGCTCAACAACTCACAGGCCCGGAAGAAGAAGCTGCTGGAGGCCCAGGAGCACTTCAGGAAG GTGGAAGACCTGTTCCTCACCTTTGCCAAGAAGGCGTCAGCCTTCAACAGCTGGTTTGAGAACGCCGAGGAGGACCTCACCGACCCGGTGCGCTGCAACTCACTGGAGGAGATCCGGGCGCTGCGTGACGCCCATGAGGCTTTCCGCTCCTCTCTGAGCTCGGCACAGGCTGACTTCAACCAGCTGGCCGAGTTGGACCGGCAGATCAAGAGCTACCAGGTGGTGTCCAACCCCTACACCTGGTTCACCATGGAGGCCCTGGAGGAGACGTGGAGGAACCTGCAGAAGATTATCAAG GAACGAGAGCTGGAGCTACAGAAGGAGCAGAGGAGGCAGGAGGAGAATGACAAGCTGCGGCAGGAGTTTGCACAGCACGCCAACGCGTTCCACCAGTGGCTGCAGGAGACCAG GACATATCTTCTGGATGG CATAGCTTACCGACGAGTTGTCCGTGTCTATCAGTATGAAGTCGCTGATGATCTTTCTGGAAG GTCCTGCATGGTAGAAGAGTCCGGAACGCTGGAATCACAACTCGAGGCGACCAAG CGTAAGCACCAGGAGATCCGGGCAATGCGCAGTCAGCTGAAGAAGATTGAGGACCTGGGCGCGGCCATGGAGGAGGCCCTGATCCTGGACAACAAGTACACGGAGCACAGCACGGTGGGCCTTGCCCAGCAGTGGGACCAGCTGGATCAGCTGGGCATGAGAATGCAGCACAACCTTGAGCAGCAGATCCAGGCCAG AAATACCACCGGTGTGACGGAGGATGCCCTGAAGGAGTTCAGCATGATGTTCAA GCACTTTGACAAAGAGAAGTCAGGCCGTCTGAACCACCAGGAGTTCAAGTCTTGTCTGCGCTCGCTGGGTTATGACCTACccatggtggaggagggagaaccAGACCCAGAGTTTGAGTCCATCCTTGACACCGTCGACCCCAACAG GGATGGCAACGTGTCCTTGCAGGAGTACATGGCGTTCATGATCAGCCGCGAGACAGAGAACGTCAAGTCTAGTGAGGAGATTGAGAGCGCCTTCCGAGCTCTCAGCGTGGACGCCAAGCCCTACGTCACCAAGGAGGAGCTCTACCAG AATCTGTCCAAGGAACAGGCAGACTACTGCATTTCACACATGAAGCCCTACCTAGACAGCAAGGGCCGAGAAATGCCCTCGGCCTTCGACTTCGTCGAATTCACCCGCTCGCTTTTCGTCAACTGA